From Ictidomys tridecemlineatus isolate mIctTri1 chromosome 2, mIctTri1.hap1, whole genome shotgun sequence, the proteins below share one genomic window:
- the Srrd gene encoding SRR1-like protein, with product MAAAVALEPWVQAAPRRRRSAAARRPRRRETEAGGREAEPEADSGVVLRRLREAQGDLLVSDFWSAALETISQCLTKQLGQLEAPGGTLSDALGNVHLTSPDERDVAPDPNPGEALVRGACHIKCVCYGIGSFATCVTARTQLAFLLLFLEKCQIPRSHCWVYDPLFSQLEIAVLHSLGVTVLHENEEGKRSVCGQPTVFYMPHCGTALYNNLLWSNWSVDDLSKMVIIGNSFKGLEERLLTRILQKNYPYVAKILEGLEELELPQIPQYTDTFNDTSVHWFPAQKLEQLSRDVWAFREEPEYQDCEDLEIIRKTTTDPTVDLHSLQCTSPTDVF from the exons ATGGCGGCGGCCGTGGCGCTGGAACCCTGGGTGCAGGCAGCCCCGCGGAGGAGGCGCTCGGCGGCGGCGAGGCGGCCGCGGCGGAGGGAGACGGAGGCCGGCGGCCGGGAGGCAGAGCCGGAGGCGGACAGCGGAGTCGTGCTGCGTCGGCTCCGGGAGGCCCA AGGGGACCTGCTCGTCTCTGACTTCTGGAGCGCAGCCTTGG AAACCATCAGCCAGTGTCTTACAAAACAGCTGGGACAACTGGAGGCTCCCGGAGGGACCCTTTCAGATGCCCTTGGAAACGTGCATCTCACCTCACCCGATGAGCGGGATGTGGCCCCTGACCCCAACCCAGGAGAGGCCCTGGTCAGGGGAGCCTGCCACATCAAGTGTGTGTGCTATGGCATTGGCAGCTTTGCCACCTGTGTCACAGCGAGAACCCAGCTTGCGTTTCTGCTTCTGTTCCTGGAAAAGTGCCAG ATCCCCAGAAGTCACTGCTGGGTCTATGACCCTCTGTTCAGCCAGCTTGAAATCGCTGTTCTTCACTCCCTCGGGGTGACTGTTCTCCATGAGAACGAG GAAGGAAAGCGGAGTGTTTGTGGCCAGCCCACCGTCTTCTACATGCCCCACTGCGGGACAGCCTTGTACAACAACCTTTTATGGAGCAACTGGTCAGTAGATGATCTTTCCAAGATGGTCATCATCGGGAACAGTTTCAAGGGCCTGGAGGAGAG gttGTTGACAAGGATTCTGCAGAAAAATTACCCTTATGTTGCCAAG ATTCTGGAAGGGCTGGAGGAACTTGAGCTGCCTCAGATTCCCCAGTACACGGACACCTTTAATGACACCTCCGTTCACTGGTTCCCTGCACAAAAGCTGGAACAGCTCTCCAGGGATGTGTGGGCATTTCGGGAAGAACCAGAGTATCAGGACTGCGAGGACCTTGAAATCATCAGGAAGACAACTACAGACCCCACTGTTGACCTGCACTCACTACAGTGCACCTCACCAACTGACGTGTTTTGA
- the Tfip11 gene encoding tuftelin-interacting protein 11 has protein sequence MSLSHLYRDGEGHMDDDDDERENFEITDWDLQNEFNPHRQRHWQTKEEATYGVWAERDSDEERPSFGGKRARDYSAPVNFISAGLKKGAAEEAVLEDSEDEEKPIKQEDFPKDFGPKKLKTGGNFKPSQKGFAGGTKSFMDFGSWERHTKGIGQKLLQKMGYVPGRGLGKNAQGIINPIEAKQRKGKGAVGAYGSERTTQSLQDFPVVDSEEEAEEEFQKELSQWRKDPSGSKKKPKYSYKTVEELKAKGRISKKLTAPQKELSQVKVIDMTGREQKVYYSYSQISHKHNVPDDGLPPQSQLPPLPGKEAKAPGFALPELEHNLQLLIDLTEQEIIQNDRQLQYERDMVVNLSHELEKMTEVLEHEERVISNLSRVLEMVEECERRMQPSCPNPLTLDECARVFQTLQDKYYEEYRMSDRVDLAVAIVYPLMKDYFKEWDPLKDCTYGTEIISKWKSLLENDQILSHGGQDLSADAFHRLIWEVWMPFVRNIVNQWQPRNCDPMVDFLDSWVHIIPVWILDNILDQLIFPKLQKEVDNWNPLTDTVPIHSWIHPWLPLMQARLEPLYSPIRSKLSSALQKWHPSDSSAKLILQPWKDVFTPGSWEAFMVKNIVPKLGMCLGELVINPHQQHMDAFYWVIDWEGMISVSSLVGLLEKHFFPKWLQVLCSWLSNGPNYEEITKWYLGWKSMFSDQVLAHPSVKDKFNEALDIMNRAVSSNVGAYMQPGARENIAYLTHTERRKDFQYEAMQERREAENMAQRGIGVAASSVPMNFKDLIETKAEEHNIVFMPVIGKRHEGKQLYTFGRIVIYIDRGVVFVQGEKTWVPTSLQSLIDMAK, from the exons GGCCCGCGACTACTCTGCGCCCGTCAACTTCATCAGCGCAGGGCTCAAGAAAGGGGCGGCTGAGGAAGCAGTGCTGGAAGATTCTGAGGATGAAGAGAAACCAATTAAGCAAGAAGACTTTCCTAAAGATTTTGGACCAAAGAAGTTAAAAACG GGTGGCAATTTTAAGCCCAGCCAGAAAGGTTTTGCAGGAGGAACCAAATCTTTCATGGACTTTGGCAGCTGGGAAAGACACACGAAGGGAATTGGGCAGAAGCTTCTTCAGAAGATGGGCTACGTTCCCGGGCGAGGTCTTGGGAAGAACGCACAGG GAATCATCAACCCCATCGAAGCCaaacagaggaaagggaaaggagccGTGGGGGCCTATGGCTCAGAGCGGACCACGCAGTCCCTGCAGGACTTCCCTGTGGTGGACTCGGAAGAGGAAGCCGAAGAG GAGTTTCAGAAGGAGCTGAGCCAGTGGAGGAAAGACCCCAGTGGGAGCAAGAAGAAGCCCAAGTACTCCTACAAGACGGTGGAGGAGCTGAAGGCCAAGGGCAGGATCAGCAAGAAGCTCACGGCTCCCCAGAAGGAACTTTCTCAGGTCAAG GTCATCGACATGACGGGCCGGGAGCAGAAGGTCTACTACAGCTACAGCCAGATCAGCCACAAGCACAATGTGCCTGACGACGGGCTCCCGCCGCAGTCCCAGCTGCCACCCCTGCCCGGCAAGGAGGCCAAGGCCCCGGGCTTCGCCCTGCCCGAGCTGGAGCACAACCTGCAGCTGCTCATCGACCTCACAGAGCAGGAGATCATCCAGAATGATCGGCAGCTGCAGTATGAGCGAGATATGGTGGTGAACCTGTCCCACGAGCTGGAGAAGATGACCGAGGTCTTGGAGCACGAGGAGCGCGTCATCTCCAACCTGAGCCGGGTGCTGGAGATGGTGGAGGAGTGCGAGCGGCGCATGCAGCCCAGCTGCCCCAACCCCCTCACCCTGGACGAGTGTGCTCGCGTCTTCCAGACCCTGCAGGACAAGTACTACGAGGAGTATCGCATGTCAGACCGCGTAGACCTGGCCGTGGCCATCGTCTACCCGCTCATGAAGGACTACTTCAAGGAGTGGGATCCCCTCAAG GACTGCACATACGGCACGGAGATCATCTCCAAGTGGAAGAGCCTCCTGGAGAACGACCAGATCTTGTCTCACGGCGGTCAGGACCTCTCTGCAGATGCCTTTCACAG GCTCATCTGGGAAGTCTGGATGCCTTTTGTTCGAAATATCGTCAACCAGTGGCAGCCAAGAAACTGTGACCCGATGGTGGACTTCCTGGACAGCTGGGTACACATCATCCCCGTGTGGATCCTGGACAACATCCTGGACCAGCTCATCTTCCCCAAGCTGCAGAAGGAG GTGGACAACTGGAACCCCCTGACAGACACGGTCCCCATCCACTCCTGGATCCACCCGTGGCTGCCCCTCATGCAGGCGCGGCTGGAGCCCCTCTACTCCCCCATCCGCAGCAAGCTGTCCAGCGCCCTGCAGAAGTGGCACCCCAGCGACTCCTCGGCCAAGCTTATCCTCCAGCCCTGGAAGGACGTCTTCACTCCCGGCTCCTGGGAGGCGTTCATGGTCAAGAACATCGTGCCCAAGCTGG GGATGTGTTTGGGTGAGCTGGTCATCAACCCCCACCAGCAGCACATGGACGCCTTCTACTGGGTCATCGACTGGGAGGGGATGATCTCCGTCTCTAGCCTGGTGGGGCTCCTTGAGAAGCACTTCTTCCCCAAGTGGCTCCAG GTGCTGTGCTCCTGGCTCAGTAATGGCCCCAATTACGAGGAGATCACCAAGTGGTACCTGGGCTGGAAGTCCATGTTCTCAGACCAGGTGCTGGCCCATCCGTCTGTCAAGGACAAGTTTAATGAAGCACTGGACATCATGAACAGGGCGGTGTCCTCTAATGTTG GGGCCTACATGCAGCCCGGAGCGCGGGAGAACATCGCCTACCTCACCCACACGGAGCGGAGGAAGGACTTCCAGTATGAGGCCATGCAGGAGCGCCGCGAGGCCGAGAACATGGCCCAGAGGGGCATTGGTGTGGCTGCCAGCTCTGTGCCCATGAACTTTAAGGACCTCATAGAGACCAAGGCCGAGGAACACAACATCGTGTTCATGCCCGTCATCGGCAAGCGGCACGAGGGGAAGCAGCTGTATACCTTTGGCCGCATCGTGATCTACATTGACCGGGGGGTGGTGTTTGTCCAGGGCGAGAAGACCTGGGTGCCCACCTCCCTACAGAGCCTCATCGACATGGCCAAATAG